The Streptosporangiales bacterium DNA window GACCGGGATCTGCTTGCGCAGCTGCAGTGCGACCTCGGCGGGCACGCCCGCGTGCTCGGCGAGTGCGTGGGCGGCGCGGACGGCGAGGTTGCGCCGGTCGTGCGGTACCCCGCGGACGTACTCACCGGTGACGTCGAGCGTCACCCCGCCCTCGTCGTCGGGTGCCCGCGCGGTGAGGTCGTCGGTCAGGGAGACCGCTTGGAAGACGTTGACGAGCTCGTGGAATCGGTCGGAGCGGACGTCACCGACACCGAGGTGGAGGTTCACCTTGGCGGGGGTACGGACGATCACCGAGCTCACGGTCAAGCATGCTATGTGTCCGACCGCGGGCGATGCTCGGCGAGGCGGGCGAACGTCGCGACGTCGAGCGTCTCCCCGCGGGCGCGCGGGTCGACGTCCGCCGCCCGCAGGGCCGACTCGGCAGCGTCCGGGCCACCCGCCCAGCCCGCGAGTGCCGCGCGCAGGGTCTTGCGCCGCTGCCCGAACGCCGCGTCGACGAGCGCGAAGACCTCCTCCCGCGACGCCGTCGTCGCGGGAGGGTCGCGCCGGACGAGCGCGACGAGCCCCGAGTCGACGTTGGGCCGCGGCCAGAACACCCCCCGGTTGACCGAACCGGCCCGCCTGACGTCGGCGAACCAGGCGGCCTTCACGCTCGGCACGCCGTACGTCCTGCTGCCGGGTGGTGCCGCCAGCCGGTCGGCGACCTCGGCCTGCACGAGCACCAGGGCCCGCGCGACCGACGGCAGCGAGGCGAGCACGTGCACCAGGACCGGCACGGCCACGTTGTACGGGAGGTTCGCCACGAGCGCGGTCGGCAGGTGCCTACCGAGGTCGTCCACCGACATCCGCATGGCGTCGGCCCGGACCACCGAGAGCCGGTCGGCGTACGCCGCCGCGCGGTCGGCGACGGTCGCGGGCAGTGCCGCGGCGAGCGTCGCGTCGACCTCGACCGCCACGACCCGCCGGACCGCCGGCAGCAAGCCGAGGGTCAGGGAGCCCAGACCGGGGCCGACCTCGAGCACGACGTCGTCCGCGGTGACACGGGAGAGGCGGACGATCCGCTCGATCGTGCCGACGTCGACCATGAAGTTCTGCCCGCGCACCTTGGTGGGCCGCAGCCCGAGGCGTTCGGCGAGCAGACGCACGTCGGCCGGGCCCAGCAGCCTGGACCCGGCCGATGTGTCCGTCACACGGGCACTATAGGCGGCTGAGCGGGCAGCTCCACTGGCCCGTACCTGCACGCTCGACGAGCTTGTACGCGCGCTGCGTCTGCTCCTCGGGCGAGGCGTCGACCGGGCTGCCGCTGCCTCCCATCGACTGCCAGGTCTGCATGCTGAACTGGTAGAGCCCGTAGTGGCCGTTCGGGTTGACCGCGCGGGGGTTCATGCCCGACTCGCACTCGGCGAGACCGCGCCAGTTCCACCCGCCG harbors:
- the rsmA gene encoding 16S rRNA (adenine(1518)-N(6)/adenine(1519)-N(6))-dimethyltransferase RsmA: MTDTSAGSRLLGPADVRLLAERLGLRPTKVRGQNFMVDVGTIERIVRLSRVTADDVVLEVGPGLGSLTLGLLPAVRRVVAVEVDATLAAALPATVADRAAAYADRLSVVRADAMRMSVDDLGRHLPTALVANLPYNVAVPVLVHVLASLPSVARALVLVQAEVADRLAAPPGSRTYGVPSVKAAWFADVRRAGSVNRGVFWPRPNVDSGLVALVRRDPPATTASREEVFALVDAAFGQRRKTLRAALAGWAGGPDAAESALRAADVDPRARGETLDVATFARLAEHRPRSDT